From the Streptomyces sp. NBC_00390 genome, the window CAGGCCTCTTCGGCGGCGGGGCGGGGGCTTCGTCGCGATCTGCCCGCTGCCCGGCACCGCCGACTTCCAGCTCGTCGCCCGGTTCACCGAGGGCTCCCGGGACACCTCGCCCGACGGCGTACGCGGCCTGGTCGCGGCCCGCACCCATCTCGCGGCCGCGGACGTCACCGAGGTGCGCTGGTCCTCGGACTTCAGGCCGCGCGCGGCCATGGCCGGCCGCTTCCGCGAGGGGCGCGTCTTCCTGGCCGGAGACGCCGCCCACATTCACTCCCCCGCCGGCGGCCAGGGCCTCAACACCAGTGTCCAGGACGCGTACAACCTCGGCTGGAAGCTCGGCCGGGTGCTGCGGCACCGCGCTCCGGAGTCCCTGCTCGACACCTACGAACAGGAGCGGCTGCCCGTCGCCGAGCAGATGCTGGGCCTGTCGACCCGCATCCACCGCGGCGAACAGGAGCGCGGCAAGGAGACCCGGCAGTTGGGCCTCGGATACCGCGGCGGTCCGCTGTCATGCGGCGGAGCTGGGGCTCTGGAGGCGGGCGACCGCGCGCCTGACGGGCCGCTGCCGGGCGGCGGACGGCTCTTCGACCTCCTGCGCGGCCCGCACTTCACGCTGCTCGCGGTGGACACCGACGCCGAACTGCCGCCCCTGGACGGGGCGCAGGTGCACATCCACCGGATCGACGCGTACGAGCCGTACGGCAAGGGCCTGTTCCTGATCCGGCCCGACGGCTGCATCGGGTGGGCCGGTGCGGACGCGACCGGCCTTGTCACCTACCTCGGACGCGTCACGCGCTGCTGAGCGAGAGCTTCACGGCGAAGCCGAGGAACAGCGCACCGGCCGCCGATGTGGCCCCCGCCGACAGGCGCTTGCGGCGGCGGAAGGCGGCCGCGAGATGAGTGCCGGTGAATATCAGCAGGGTCAGGTACAGCACGCTCGCGACCTGAGCGAGCCCACCGAGCACGACGAAGGACAGCGCCGGGTAGGCGTACCCGGGGTCGACGAACTGCACGAAGAAGGCGATGAAGAAGAGGATCGCCTTCGGGTTGAAGAGGCTGATCACAAAGGCCCGGCGGAACGGGCGTTCGCCGTCCGCCGCGGTTTCGGAGGCCCCCGCCGGCTCGGCCGTCAGCTCGCGGCGGGTGCGCCACATCGACCAGGCGGCCCGCAGCATCCCGACCGCCAGCCAGGTCAGATAGCCGGCGCCGGCGAACTTCACGATCCCGAAGAGCAGGTCGTTGGCCTGCAGCAGCGAGGCGACGCCCGCCGCGGACAGCACCATCAGAACGGTGTCACCGCACCACACACCTGCGGCCGCCCGGTACCCCGTGCGCACGCCCCGCCGCGCGGCGACCGAGAGCACGTACAGCGAGTTCGGCCCCGGAAGGAGAATGATCAGAACGAGCCCTGCGAGATAGGTCGGCAGATCGGTGACACCCAGCATGAAGCGGAGTGTCGCACACGAGTACGACACTCCGCCCATGCGTTCCGGATGGCGGAAACCTGATCAGAACACGTCACTCGGGACGTACGTCCCCCACACCTCGCGCAGCGCGTTACACACCTCGCCGACGGTGGCACGGGCCTTGAGGGCGTCCTTCATCGGATAAAGGACGTTGTCCGTCCCCCCGGCCGCCTTCCTCAGCGCGGCGAGCGCCGCGTCGACGGCCGCCTGGTCGCGCTCCGCGCGCAGCTTGGCGAGGCGCTCGGCCTGCTGCGCCTCGATCGCGGGGTCGACCCGCAGCGGCTGGTACGGCTCCTCGGCGTCCAGGGTGAAGCGGTTGACGCCGACGACGACCCGCTCGCCGCTGTCGGTCTCCTGGGCGATGCGGTACGCGCTGCGCTCGATCTCGTTCTTCTGGAAGCCGCGCTCGATGGCGTCGA encodes:
- the leuE gene encoding leucine efflux protein LeuE, which translates into the protein MLGVTDLPTYLAGLVLIILLPGPNSLYVLSVAARRGVRTGYRAAAGVWCGDTVLMVLSAAGVASLLQANDLLFGIVKFAGAGYLTWLAVGMLRAAWSMWRTRRELTAEPAGASETAADGERPFRRAFVISLFNPKAILFFIAFFVQFVDPGYAYPALSFVVLGGLAQVASVLYLTLLIFTGTHLAAAFRRRKRLSAGATSAAGALFLGFAVKLSLSSA